The following proteins are co-located in the Candidatus Methanogranum gryphiswaldense genome:
- a CDS encoding PFL family protein has product MLEMNEVFETNSMISNENLDVRTITMGISLLDCIDSDLDAMCERIYNKITTCAKDLVRVGDEIGLEFGIPVINKRVSVTPIALIGASACKTSDDFVKIAETLERAAGKIGVNFIGGYSALVQKGMTRADELLIRSIPKALKVTDHICSSISLASTKTGIDMDAVRLMGTIVKQTAMETKDQDSLGCAKLVVFCNPADDNPFMAGAFHGVTEGDTVINVGVSGPGVIKTAISKVKGENFEVLCETIKKTSFKVTRVGQLVAKEASKRLNVPFGIIDLSLAPTPAVGDSIAEIIQAMGIEVVGAPGTTAALAILNDQVKKGGIMASSYVGGLSGAFIPVSEDSAMAYAAEIGALTLEKLEAMTCVCSVGLDMIAIPGDTPDTTIAGIIADEMAIGMVNQKTTAVRVIPVIGKKAGEHAEFGGLLGRAVIMPVNKYGCAEFVDRGGRIPAPIHSFKN; this is encoded by the coding sequence ATGTTGGAAATGAACGAGGTTTTCGAGACCAACAGCATGATCTCCAATGAGAATTTGGATGTCAGAACCATCACGATGGGCATCAGTCTCCTTGACTGCATAGATTCAGATCTGGATGCTATGTGCGAGAGGATCTATAATAAGATCACGACCTGCGCCAAGGACCTCGTCAGAGTAGGTGACGAGATCGGTCTAGAATTTGGTATTCCCGTCATAAACAAAAGGGTCTCGGTCACACCGATCGCTTTGATCGGAGCATCCGCGTGTAAGACCTCGGACGATTTCGTAAAGATAGCAGAGACCTTGGAAAGGGCCGCTGGAAAGATAGGTGTCAATTTCATCGGTGGATATTCAGCGCTGGTCCAGAAAGGCATGACCCGTGCCGATGAGCTCCTGATAAGATCGATACCAAAGGCATTGAAGGTCACAGACCACATATGCAGTTCCATAAGCCTTGCATCTACAAAGACCGGGATCGATATGGATGCCGTCAGGCTTATGGGGACCATCGTCAAACAGACAGCGATGGAGACCAAAGACCAGGACTCATTGGGATGTGCAAAGCTGGTGGTATTCTGCAACCCTGCGGATGACAATCCATTCATGGCCGGAGCATTCCATGGAGTGACAGAAGGGGACACCGTCATCAATGTAGGTGTCAGCGGACCCGGTGTCATCAAGACCGCGATATCCAAAGTAAAGGGAGAGAACTTCGAGGTACTGTGCGAGACAATTAAGAAAACATCTTTCAAGGTCACGAGGGTCGGACAGCTGGTAGCCAAAGAAGCATCGAAAAGACTGAACGTACCGTTCGGGATCATTGATCTCTCGCTTGCTCCCACCCCTGCGGTCGGAGATAGTATCGCCGAGATCATCCAAGCAATGGGAATAGAGGTCGTTGGTGCCCCAGGTACCACTGCGGCATTGGCCATCCTTAATGACCAGGTAAAGAAAGGAGGCATAATGGCCTCATCTTATGTCGGAGGACTCAGCGGAGCATTCATACCTGTATCGGAAGACAGCGCGATGGCGTACGCCGCCGAGATAGGCGCACTTACATTAGAGAAACTGGAAGCCATGACGTGTGTATGCTCAGTAGGTCTGGACATGATCGCCATACCCGGCGATACACCGGATACCACCATAGCCGGTATAATCGCTGATGAGATGGCCATCGGTATGGTCAATCAAAAGACGACGGCCGTTAGAGTGATACCTGTCATCGGGAAGAAGGCCGGAGAGCACGCCGAATTCGGTGGACTCCTAGGAAGAGCGGTCATAATGCCAGTGAACAAATACGGTTGCGCTGAATTTGTAGATCGCGGAGGAAGGATCCCCGCTCCGATTCACAGTTTCAAGAACTGA
- a CDS encoding homoserine dehydrogenase: MVNGNIVGVVHNRDIIVNQRICVNVTFEVGSNDDLEKLKKTWKAKDILIASIGSVYKTATMEYLLLGSFNASHVERLIDEASNIVSFESVDVNYSTANATKTRTAMITVEVLNDEDLDKLDRFLDAACRESGIVYIRGL, from the coding sequence ATGGTAAATGGCAATATTGTCGGAGTGGTCCATAACCGCGATATAATTGTCAACCAGAGGATCTGCGTTAACGTCACCTTCGAAGTTGGAAGCAATGACGATCTGGAAAAGCTGAAAAAGACCTGGAAGGCCAAGGATATCCTGATAGCATCCATAGGCTCGGTATACAAAACGGCCACGATGGAATATCTCCTCTTAGGTTCATTCAATGCTTCACATGTAGAGAGGCTCATAGATGAGGCCTCCAATATCGTATCGTTCGAATCCGTGGACGTGAACTATTCTACAGCCAACGCCACCAAGACCCGTACCGCGATGATAACCGTAGAGGTACTCAATGACGAGGACCTTGACAAATTGGACAGATTCCTTGATGCCGCCTGCAGAGAAAGTGGCATTGTATACATCAGGGGGCTCTAA
- the cimA gene encoding citramalate synthase yields the protein MSEKPIVMYDTTLRDGAQTEGITFSVEDKLEILKELDEFGVGFVEGGWPGSNPKDDEFFEKAGKLKLKNTVLTAFGSTCRHGIEAKDDKNMNALAKCSAGWCCIFGKSWDFQVTNALCIPLEENLRMIEDSVRYLKTSGKRVMFDAEHFFDGYYSNHDYALKCLGAAEKGGAEWLVLCDTNGGSMPDEIRTAVEDVMLTFDIPIGIHCHNDTDLAVANSMMAVESGAIMVQGTINGIGERCGNANLCSVIANLAIKMEYDVQIKDISKLTEVSKFVGEISNTLPSSGLPYVGEKAFAHKGGMHVSALAKDPRTYEHIPPETVGNKRRVLISDMAGKASINEKLKEFGIEITDNESKEIIEKIKKLEAKGYEFEGADASFELLVRRLKGDLEPPFKVVGFRLFIDEIGDNKLISEASIKVQDANGNIEHTAADGEGPVNALDNALRKALSKFFPIMKDIRLTDYKVRVLDEKSATAASVRVLIRSSNGKTSWTTVGVSENVIEASLNALVDSIEYAILKYHEN from the coding sequence ATGTCCGAAAAGCCAATAGTGATGTATGATACCACTCTGCGCGACGGAGCACAGACCGAAGGGATAACCTTCTCGGTAGAGGACAAACTGGAGATACTCAAGGAACTTGACGAATTCGGGGTCGGATTCGTAGAAGGGGGATGGCCGGGTTCCAACCCCAAAGATGATGAGTTCTTCGAAAAAGCTGGAAAATTAAAATTGAAAAACACCGTTCTGACAGCCTTCGGGAGCACATGCAGACATGGCATCGAAGCCAAGGACGATAAGAACATGAACGCCTTGGCAAAATGTTCTGCTGGATGGTGCTGCATATTCGGAAAATCATGGGACTTCCAAGTAACAAATGCACTATGCATACCGTTGGAAGAGAACCTAAGGATGATCGAGGACAGCGTCAGATACCTAAAAACCTCAGGGAAACGTGTGATGTTCGACGCCGAACATTTCTTCGATGGCTACTATTCCAACCATGATTACGCACTGAAATGCCTGGGAGCTGCCGAAAAGGGAGGGGCTGAATGGTTAGTGCTTTGTGACACCAACGGCGGTTCCATGCCTGATGAGATCAGAACGGCGGTCGAGGACGTGATGCTCACATTCGATATCCCGATAGGCATTCATTGCCATAACGATACGGACCTTGCAGTTGCGAATTCGATGATGGCCGTAGAAAGCGGTGCTATCATGGTCCAAGGGACCATAAACGGAATTGGAGAAAGATGCGGTAATGCGAACCTTTGTTCGGTCATTGCCAATCTCGCGATCAAGATGGAGTATGATGTGCAGATTAAGGACATCTCAAAATTGACAGAGGTCTCCAAGTTCGTCGGTGAGATCAGCAATACCTTACCGTCTTCCGGACTGCCTTACGTAGGAGAGAAGGCATTCGCCCATAAAGGCGGCATGCATGTATCGGCACTCGCGAAAGATCCCCGTACTTACGAACACATACCGCCGGAGACCGTCGGTAACAAACGCAGAGTACTGATCTCGGACATGGCAGGAAAAGCCAGCATAAATGAGAAACTGAAAGAATTCGGCATTGAAATCACCGACAACGAAAGCAAAGAGATCATAGAAAAGATCAAGAAGCTTGAGGCCAAAGGATATGAGTTCGAAGGGGCAGATGCAAGTTTCGAACTTCTCGTAAGAAGACTCAAAGGAGATCTGGAACCCCCTTTCAAAGTGGTAGGGTTCAGACTATTCATTGATGAGATCGGAGATAACAAACTAATATCCGAGGCCAGCATCAAGGTCCAGGACGCAAACGGCAACATAGAGCATACGGCGGCCGACGGAGAAGGTCCGGTTAATGCATTGGACAACGCATTGAGAAAAGCATTGTCCAAATTCTTCCCAATAATGAAGGATATAAGATTAACGGATTACAAGGTCCGTGTGCTCGATGAGAAATCCGCCACAGCAGCAAGCGTCAGAGTACTCATCAGATCATCCAACGGCAAGACAAGTTGGACAACAGTAGGTGTTTCGGAGAACGTGATCGAGGCATCCCTCAATGCCTTGGTCGATTCGATAGAATACGCCATCTTAAAATATCACGAAAATTGA
- a CDS encoding homoserine dehydrogenase, whose translation MISGFGTVGQGFAEVVAARQDFFQKRYGKDVKIVCAMDSKSYASNPEGLDPLALVSIKKSTGRVGNREYTNSTEVMDSVDYDLLVEVSPTDVQTGGVGLVNIRHALENKKDVITVNKGPLALKFSELIGIAKKNKCKFRFEGSVGGAMPIINLCHENLVGENIKSIRGILNGTCNYILSKMDNGQPFEQALKEAQQMGYAETDPTNDIEGYDAACKIVILANSIFGKDVTFSDVRITGIKSITAEAVALAASHNMVIRLIGEVSENKLEVAPRLVPKGHPLSISGTLNAAQIVSDLAGPVTVTGRGAGRIETASAILSDLIAIMDVRK comes from the coding sequence CTGATATCAGGTTTCGGAACTGTGGGACAAGGATTTGCGGAAGTCGTTGCAGCCAGACAGGACTTTTTCCAAAAAAGATACGGCAAAGACGTTAAGATAGTCTGTGCCATGGATTCCAAATCATATGCATCGAATCCAGAAGGACTCGATCCATTAGCACTAGTATCCATAAAAAAATCCACAGGCAGAGTCGGAAACCGTGAATATACGAATTCCACAGAGGTCATGGATTCGGTCGATTATGATCTTCTGGTAGAGGTCAGCCCGACCGATGTACAGACCGGCGGGGTCGGATTGGTGAATATAAGACATGCCCTTGAGAACAAGAAAGATGTCATCACGGTCAACAAAGGTCCGCTCGCCCTCAAATTCTCCGAATTGATCGGTATAGCAAAGAAGAACAAATGCAAGTTCCGCTTCGAAGGATCTGTAGGGGGGGCTATGCCCATCATAAATCTCTGCCATGAGAACCTTGTGGGGGAGAATATCAAATCGATACGCGGTATCCTTAACGGTACCTGCAATTACATCTTGAGCAAGATGGACAACGGACAGCCATTCGAACAGGCCCTCAAAGAGGCCCAACAGATGGGATATGCAGAAACAGATCCCACGAATGACATAGAAGGTTACGATGCAGCATGCAAGATCGTTATCCTTGCCAATTCCATTTTCGGAAAGGATGTGACCTTTTCCGATGTTAGGATCACAGGTATAAAATCCATAACTGCAGAGGCGGTTGCTCTGGCTGCTTCCCACAACATGGTAATAAGACTCATAGGTGAGGTCTCAGAGAATAAACTCGAGGTTGCTCCGCGCCTTGTACCCAAAGGACACCCGCTTAGCATCTCTGGTACACTTAACGCCGCCCAGATCGTATCGGACCTTGCGGGGCCCGTGACCGTTACTGGACGTGGAGCAGGGCGCATTGAAACCGCTTCTGCCATATTGAGCGATCTGATAGCCATAATGGATGTAAGGAAATGA
- a CDS encoding ACT domain-containing protein, producing the protein MNRTIITLVGKDHTGIIAAVCNYFADNDINILDISQTTVQEYINMMMIVDLSKYKKSFKELAEDLDKVGEKVGVKIKAQHEEIFDMMHRI; encoded by the coding sequence ATGAATAGAACAATCATCACGCTGGTCGGAAAGGATCATACAGGGATCATAGCTGCGGTCTGCAACTATTTCGCTGATAATGACATCAATATCCTTGACATCAGTCAAACAACAGTCCAGGAATACATCAACATGATGATGATCGTGGACCTCAGCAAATACAAAAAGAGTTTCAAAGAGCTCGCTGAGGACCTTGACAAAGTCGGAGAGAAAGTTGGTGTCAAGATCAAGGCACAGCATGAAGAGATCTTCGACATGATGCACAGGATCTGA
- a CDS encoding OFA family MFS transporter yields MSENCSQKVMNRYLVLAAGMVVQLCAGIIYMWSVFKQPVTQYLSWNSSSAALVTSIMMVAFVIGMVIGGKIMSIFGSKKTAIFGSIVMSFGILITAFVNSGCPSLIFLTYAIIGGLGVGIIYTCTVANVQKWFFDKRGFATGMMVGAFGFSMVIFAPVASYLLKEFGVPTTFEIFGIAFLLICVTSSFFLVSPPKDYTVSKDGVQINVQMSQKQYTTKEMLRRKSFYLIFLSLFFVVPAFFILNPLLKPLGMDRGLVESLATLGVMIVGASSAAGRLSITWLSDRIGRLQALLFIIVLTAVGIIAAIVAQGVMFLVCISIIGYAFGGVSGVYATVTADHFGTQNMGVNYGIVCLALGASSLVFTCINNALSGSGDYTASFLIAAATCVVSLILVLLLKREKNDQPNSA; encoded by the coding sequence ATGAGTGAAAATTGCAGTCAAAAGGTCATGAACAGATATCTGGTCCTGGCAGCTGGTATGGTGGTCCAACTTTGTGCTGGTATCATCTACATGTGGAGCGTTTTTAAGCAGCCGGTAACACAGTATCTTTCTTGGAATTCGAGTTCGGCTGCATTGGTCACTTCGATAATGATGGTGGCGTTTGTGATCGGAATGGTCATTGGTGGTAAGATCATGTCCATATTCGGGTCAAAAAAGACGGCCATTTTTGGAAGTATTGTGATGTCGTTCGGTATATTGATCACAGCGTTCGTCAATTCAGGATGTCCGTCCCTCATCTTTCTCACATATGCGATAATTGGTGGCCTGGGTGTAGGAATAATCTATACCTGTACGGTCGCTAACGTTCAGAAATGGTTCTTTGATAAACGTGGATTTGCAACAGGAATGATGGTAGGTGCCTTCGGATTTTCGATGGTCATCTTTGCTCCTGTCGCATCATATCTTCTTAAGGAATTTGGAGTTCCAACGACCTTCGAGATCTTTGGAATCGCTTTCTTGTTGATATGTGTGACAAGTTCTTTTTTCTTGGTCAGCCCTCCCAAGGACTACACTGTTTCAAAAGATGGTGTGCAGATAAACGTCCAGATGTCACAGAAGCAATATACGACCAAAGAGATGCTTCGTAGAAAGTCATTCTATTTGATATTCCTCTCATTGTTCTTCGTAGTTCCAGCATTCTTCATTTTGAATCCTCTTCTCAAGCCACTGGGAATGGACCGTGGATTAGTGGAATCTTTGGCGACACTCGGAGTCATGATCGTGGGTGCCAGTAGTGCTGCCGGTCGTCTTTCAATTACTTGGCTTTCCGATAGGATAGGTCGTCTTCAAGCATTATTGTTCATTATTGTTCTCACAGCGGTCGGCATCATTGCGGCCATTGTTGCACAGGGTGTAATGTTCCTTGTATGTATCAGCATAATAGGATACGCCTTCGGAGGCGTGTCCGGTGTTTATGCCACTGTTACAGCAGATCATTTCGGAACACAGAACATGGGTGTTAACTATGGTATCGTGTGTTTGGCGCTGGGTGCATCTTCTTTGGTCTTCACATGCATCAACAATGCGCTATCTGGATCAGGGGATTATACAGCATCGTTCTTGATCGCGGCAGCAACCTGTGTTGTTTCTTTGATACTCGTACTTCTTTTGAAGAGGGAGAAGAACGATCAGCCGAATTCAGCATGA
- a CDS encoding universal stress protein has product MYQKILIAVDGSDSNKFAIDDGLELAKALNSKVTAICVFDIGSYAAVAQGYGLGDERDFILNASKASLKYVTERSAEMGVEVQPKIITGRPAEVIIEESKNHDLVVCGTLGRTGLSHTLLGSVAEKIARMAYCPVLICRKQ; this is encoded by the coding sequence ATGTATCAAAAAATATTGATCGCTGTTGACGGTAGCGACAGTAACAAGTTTGCGATAGATGACGGTCTTGAACTTGCGAAGGCATTGAATTCCAAGGTGACTGCAATATGCGTTTTCGACATCGGCAGTTATGCAGCGGTAGCTCAAGGGTATGGCCTTGGAGATGAGAGGGATTTCATCTTGAATGCTTCAAAGGCCTCGTTGAAATATGTGACTGAAAGATCGGCCGAGATGGGAGTCGAGGTTCAACCCAAGATCATTACCGGACGGCCGGCCGAAGTAATAATAGAAGAATCCAAGAATCACGATCTTGTTGTTTGTGGAACACTTGGGCGTACTGGTCTATCCCATACACTTTTGGGTAGTGTTGCTGAGAAGATCGCAAGGATGGCATATTGTCCCGTTCTTATATGTCGCAAGCAATGA